One window from the genome of Acidimicrobiia bacterium encodes:
- a CDS encoding cytochrome P450: MTTTLNPPSWNPFDAEFMVDPYPTYARLRTEDPVHRTPLGILILSRYEDAFQLLRDPTTSVQRFETDREIPEHMKALQDRREERGPSILGLDPPDHTRLRKLVQRTFTPRAIARMRDQTAVIVDELLDELADADHIDLITEYAFIIPFMVIHRMLGLPDTDIYMVRQWSQDLARTLEPFLTPEQVDAAISSGKKMDEYLLDAIAQKRKNPQGDLLTALVEAEEEGDRLDEEELLSMTGLLFVAGHETTVNLIGNGTHALLSHPDQMRLVQTDLSVDENMVEELLRYDSPVQTSGRRLTQNTTISGVEIAADQMVLTALGSANRDETFWGPTANDLDVTRPEAGRHLAFGSGIHHCLGAALARMEGEIAITRLLRRFPDLAHHGDPVMNGRIILRGRETFPVSLGTPA, from the coding sequence ATGACCACCACGCTTAACCCGCCTTCTTGGAACCCCTTCGACGCAGAGTTTATGGTCGACCCCTACCCGACCTACGCCCGCCTCCGCACCGAAGATCCCGTGCACCGCACCCCACTGGGCATCCTCATCTTGTCAAGATACGAAGACGCATTCCAGTTGCTTCGCGACCCCACCACTTCTGTACAACGCTTCGAAACCGACCGGGAAATCCCCGAACACATGAAGGCCCTGCAAGACCGACGCGAAGAGCGCGGGCCATCAATTTTGGGCCTCGACCCACCCGACCACACCCGCTTACGTAAATTGGTACAACGCACCTTCACCCCTCGGGCCATTGCTCGCATGCGGGACCAAACAGCAGTCATCGTAGACGAGTTACTTGATGAGTTAGCCGACGCCGACCACATTGACCTCATCACTGAATACGCCTTCATTATTCCCTTTATGGTTATCCATCGCATGTTGGGACTTCCCGATACCGACATCTACATGGTGCGCCAGTGGTCGCAAGATTTAGCCCGCACCCTGGAACCCTTTCTTACCCCCGAGCAAGTAGACGCCGCTATAAGCAGCGGTAAAAAAATGGATGAATACTTGCTTGATGCCATCGCCCAGAAACGCAAAAATCCACAAGGTGACCTATTAACTGCGCTGGTAGAAGCCGAAGAAGAAGGCGACCGCCTCGACGAAGAAGAGCTCTTATCAATGACCGGCCTACTCTTTGTAGCCGGCCATGAAACCACCGTCAACTTGATTGGCAACGGGACCCACGCTCTCCTCAGTCACCCCGATCAAATGCGCCTCGTGCAAACCGATCTCTCGGTTGATGAAAACATGGTCGAAGAACTCCTTCGCTACGACAGCCCAGTTCAAACCTCGGGCCGGCGCCTCACCCAAAACACCACAATAAGCGGAGTAGAAATAGCCGCAGACCAGATGGTCCTCACTGCCCTCGGGAGCGCCAACCGAGACGAAACCTTTTGGGGACCCACCGCCAACGACCTTGACGTCACTCGCCCCGAAGCAGGCCGTCACCTTGCATTTGGCAGCGGCATTCACCATTGTCTCGGCGCAGCCTTAGCCCGCATGGAAGGCGAAATCGCTATTACCCGATTGCTCCGCCGCTTCCCCGACCTGGCGCACCACGGGGACCCCGTCATGAATGGCCGCATCATTTTGCGGGGTCGAGAAACCTTCCCCGTTAGCTTGGGGACCCCTGCATAA
- a CDS encoding 5,10-methylenetetrahydrofolate reductase, which produces MGGAKALPRKTRGDQTVQHRLLENMTYELIPLKNVRDQEAFLPANSTMSVTCSPAKTIDDTLDLCAEFAAQGHTTIPHFAARMVESQEHVEHIVKRVNEQGIKKVFIIGGDADQRGPFYDAASFMRAFFALSPNIDTVGIGCYPDGHQGIPDQALLDALREKQTLITEAGYHGYIATQMCFDPNKIKSWLSEQRATGLTLPCHIGVPGAIDRTRLITISLRLGIGHSARYLKKNNSSVIRLLSPGGYNPSKLLAQLSNHANKLNITNIHCFTFNAVDTTEDWRLKTLAKIKN; this is translated from the coding sequence ATGGGTGGCGCAAAAGCACTCCCCCGCAAAACTCGAGGCGACCAAACGGTTCAGCACCGGTTATTGGAAAACATGACCTATGAGTTGATTCCGCTTAAGAACGTACGCGACCAAGAAGCATTTTTGCCCGCCAACTCCACTATGTCGGTGACCTGCTCGCCCGCAAAAACCATTGACGACACCCTTGACCTTTGTGCCGAATTTGCCGCCCAAGGGCACACCACCATTCCTCACTTCGCCGCTCGCATGGTGGAAAGCCAAGAACATGTGGAGCACATCGTAAAGCGAGTCAACGAACAAGGTATAAAAAAGGTTTTCATTATCGGCGGAGACGCCGACCAACGCGGCCCTTTTTATGATGCGGCCAGCTTCATGCGGGCCTTTTTTGCCCTTAGCCCCAACATCGACACCGTAGGCATTGGCTGCTACCCCGACGGACACCAGGGCATTCCCGACCAAGCGCTTCTTGACGCTTTACGAGAAAAACAAACCCTTATCACCGAAGCCGGTTACCACGGGTATATAGCCACGCAAATGTGTTTTGACCCCAACAAAATCAAATCTTGGCTTAGCGAACAACGAGCCACCGGCCTCACCTTGCCCTGCCATATCGGAGTGCCGGGGGCCATTGACCGCACCCGACTAATAACCATCTCTTTACGTCTCGGCATTGGCCATTCGGCCCGTTATCTCAAAAAGAACAACTCCTCGGTCATTCGCCTCCTTTCACCAGGTGGCTATAACCCCAGCAAACTCCTTGCTCAACTCTCTAACCACGCCAACAAGCTCAACATCACCAACATCCACTGCTTTACCTTCAACGCCGTGGACACCACCGAAGACTGGCGCCTAAAAACCCTCGCCAAAATAAAAAACTAA
- a CDS encoding formate--tetrahydrofolate ligase, with translation MPFPSDLKIARAAKLRPLVDVATDAGIPTEYLEPYGDSTAKIKLEAIEAMSDRPKARYVVVSAITPTPLGEGKTTTVVGLGQGFSHIGKKATIAIRQPSMGPTFGIKGGAAGGGYSQVVPMELLNLHLTGDTHAVTAAHNMCSAMLDAHLFHGNKSNLDLHNITWRRVVDINERALRNVVIGLGGRLDGIPRETGFDISAASEVMAALALCTSLQDLRTRMGRIVVGYDKDGSPVTAEDIEVAGAMTVILREAIKPNLMQTLEGTPALVHCGPFGNIATGNSSIVADQIGIHTGDFLLTEAGFGADMGAERFFNIKCRYSGIAPDAAVLVATVRGLKAHSGNHKIVAGKPLPEALLAENPDEVHQGGDNLRKQLENMQIHGVSPVVAINVFPGDYDADIKAIEEIADEYGTRVAITTHFADGGKGAAQLAEAVAEAADEPSNFKVLYPDEMSIRDKIRTVAQKIYGADGVDFSAKANKQIDTYEANGFGELPVCIAKTHLSISSDASLKGAPTGWTLPVREVRASVGAGFVYPICGDMRTMPGLGSSPAAARIDIDENGEIVGLS, from the coding sequence ATGCCGTTCCCCTCTGACCTAAAAATCGCTCGCGCCGCAAAGTTGCGACCTCTCGTTGATGTCGCCACCGATGCGGGGATCCCCACCGAATATTTAGAGCCCTACGGTGATAGCACAGCCAAGATAAAACTTGAAGCCATTGAGGCCATGAGCGACCGGCCTAAAGCTCGTTACGTAGTGGTCTCCGCCATTACCCCCACTCCCCTCGGCGAAGGCAAAACCACCACTGTGGTCGGCCTCGGGCAAGGGTTCAGCCATATCGGCAAAAAAGCCACCATTGCCATTCGGCAACCATCTATGGGCCCCACCTTCGGCATTAAAGGTGGGGCCGCCGGGGGCGGTTACAGCCAGGTCGTTCCTATGGAACTCCTAAATTTACACCTCACCGGCGACACCCACGCCGTTACCGCCGCCCACAACATGTGCTCGGCCATGCTCGACGCTCACCTTTTTCACGGAAACAAAAGCAACCTTGACTTGCATAACATCACTTGGCGACGCGTAGTCGACATTAACGAGCGTGCTTTACGCAACGTGGTCATCGGCTTAGGCGGGCGCCTTGACGGCATACCCCGCGAAACCGGCTTTGATATTTCTGCCGCTTCAGAAGTAATGGCCGCCCTCGCCTTGTGCACCTCACTCCAAGACCTCCGCACCCGCATGGGTCGCATCGTGGTGGGCTACGACAAAGATGGCAGTCCAGTAACCGCCGAAGACATTGAGGTAGCGGGCGCCATGACGGTGATCCTACGCGAAGCCATCAAACCCAACCTGATGCAAACCCTTGAAGGCACCCCTGCTTTAGTGCACTGCGGCCCTTTCGGCAATATTGCCACCGGCAACTCATCTATCGTGGCCGACCAAATCGGTATCCACACCGGGGACTTCTTACTTACCGAAGCAGGCTTCGGTGCCGACATGGGCGCCGAAAGGTTCTTCAACATCAAGTGCCGCTACTCTGGCATCGCCCCCGATGCCGCGGTGCTGGTGGCTACCGTTCGTGGCCTCAAAGCCCACAGCGGTAACCACAAAATTGTGGCCGGCAAGCCACTTCCCGAAGCCCTCTTGGCTGAAAACCCCGATGAAGTGCATCAAGGTGGCGACAACCTGCGCAAGCAACTGGAAAACATGCAAATCCACGGTGTTTCCCCGGTGGTAGCCATCAACGTTTTCCCCGGCGACTACGACGCTGACATTAAAGCCATTGAAGAAATCGCCGACGAATACGGTACTCGAGTAGCCATCACCACCCACTTTGCCGATGGCGGAAAAGGCGCCGCCCAACTGGCCGAAGCGGTAGCCGAAGCAGCCGATGAACCCTCCAACTTTAAGGTTCTGTACCCCGACGAAATGTCTATCCGGGACAAGATTCGTACGGTGGCCCAAAAAATCTACGGGGCCGACGGTGTGGACTTCTCGGCCAAAGCCAACAAACAAATTGACACCTACGAAGCAAACGGCTTCGGCGAACTTCCGGTTTGCATCGCCAAAACACATCTCTCCATCAGTTCTGACGCTTCCCTTAAGGGCGCCCCCACCGGCTGGACCCTGCCCGTACGCGAAGTACGGGCTTCGGTAGGCGCCGGTTTTGTTTACCCCATTTGTGGTGACATGCGCACCATGCCGGGCCTTGGCTCAAGCCCCGCGGCGGCCAGAATTGACATAGACGAAAACGGTGAAATCGTAGGGCTCAGCTAA
- a CDS encoding trimethylamine methyltransferase gives MSETPRRRSGGRSARQAARRENTAEVKPYLTRSIAPVELVPEEGLIQIEKNADTILEEIGIDFRDYPSALTLLKNAGASVDGERVRFPRGMCREIITANAPSMYTHHARNPARSVQIGGDATVFVPAYGPPFVRDLDQGRRYATIEDFRNFVKLAYLSPHMHSTGGTVCEPVDIPVSHRHLDMVYAHLRYGDKPFMGSVTAAERAQDSIDMAKFVFGDEFVSQNTVMTSLINASSPLSWDATMLGAAEAYAKSMQATVISPFILAGAMAPVTVAGVAAQTLAEALAGMTFVQLVNPGAPVVFGSFASSMSMQTGAPTFGTPEPALVLFTIGALARRLGVPFRSGGSLCGSKIADAQAAAESMATLLPSLLGGVNFMLHSAGWLEGGLSMGYEKFIIDADQCGLMSKLVAGVDLSENGQAMDAIREVGPGQHFLGAAHTYANFETAFARSEIANNDSYEKWEEDGSLDAAQRANAIWKKQLAEYEAPALDESIDESLLDFMARRKEEIPDSFV, from the coding sequence ATGAGTGAAACTCCCCGTCGTCGATCTGGCGGCCGCTCGGCTCGCCAGGCTGCTCGCCGCGAAAACACCGCAGAGGTCAAGCCCTACCTCACTCGCTCTATTGCCCCGGTGGAGTTAGTTCCTGAAGAAGGCCTGATTCAAATTGAAAAAAACGCCGACACCATTTTGGAAGAAATTGGTATTGACTTTCGTGACTACCCTTCGGCTCTTACTTTATTAAAAAATGCTGGGGCCTCAGTAGATGGCGAAAGGGTGCGCTTTCCCCGGGGCATGTGTCGAGAAATCATTACCGCTAACGCACCAAGCATGTACACCCATCATGCTCGCAACCCAGCGCGAAGCGTGCAAATCGGTGGCGACGCCACAGTATTTGTCCCTGCTTATGGGCCGCCCTTTGTACGCGACCTCGACCAAGGCCGCCGCTACGCCACCATCGAAGATTTTCGAAACTTCGTCAAGTTGGCTTACCTCAGCCCTCACATGCACTCCACCGGAGGAACGGTTTGCGAGCCGGTAGATATCCCCGTTTCTCACCGCCACCTCGACATGGTTTACGCCCATTTGCGTTACGGCGATAAACCCTTCATGGGTTCGGTTACTGCGGCCGAACGAGCGCAAGATTCTATTGACATGGCCAAGTTCGTTTTTGGTGATGAGTTTGTAAGCCAAAACACGGTGATGACCAGCCTCATCAATGCTTCATCGCCTTTATCATGGGATGCCACCATGTTGGGAGCGGCCGAGGCCTACGCCAAAAGCATGCAGGCCACCGTCATCAGCCCCTTTATTTTAGCCGGCGCCATGGCCCCAGTAACGGTGGCCGGAGTCGCCGCACAGACCCTGGCCGAGGCCTTAGCTGGCATGACCTTCGTACAATTAGTTAACCCCGGGGCACCGGTGGTCTTTGGCTCGTTTGCCTCCTCCATGTCTATGCAAACCGGCGCCCCCACCTTTGGCACTCCCGAACCAGCCTTAGTGCTTTTTACCATCGGCGCTTTAGCTCGACGTTTGGGTGTGCCATTTCGTTCCGGGGGCAGCCTGTGTGGATCCAAAATTGCTGATGCGCAAGCAGCGGCCGAAAGCATGGCCACCCTCTTGCCATCCTTATTGGGTGGAGTAAACTTTATGTTGCATTCTGCGGGCTGGCTCGAAGGCGGGCTCAGCATGGGTTACGAAAAGTTCATCATTGATGCCGACCAATGCGGGTTGATGTCCAAGTTGGTGGCCGGTGTTGACCTCAGCGAAAACGGCCAAGCCATGGATGCAATCCGCGAGGTAGGCCCGGGGCAACACTTCTTGGGGGCCGCTCACACCTACGCCAACTTTGAAACAGCCTTTGCTCGCTCGGAGATTGCCAACAACGACAGCTATGAGAAATGGGAAGAAGACGGCAGTTTGGATGCCGCTCAACGGGCCAACGCTATTTGGAAAAAGCAGCTCGCCGAGTATGAGGCTCCTGCTCTAGATGAGTCCATTGACGAGTCTTTGTTAGATTTCATGGCCCGGCGCAAAGAAGAGATTCCCGACAGCTTCGTTTAA
- a CDS encoding DUF4445 domain-containing protein has translation MTAVDDHLVVFTPSGRRGQITAGTTVLDAARQLGVDLDSVCGGRGICGRCQVEPMFGEFSKHGITAQRQHLSVSSIMETNYQGRRPLLTQNNLACAATVCGDLVIDVPTESQVHQQVIRKEIDLGRLELDPVLVLRLIEIKATNNDNPQELILEALEEQWGLTTLTISPLVSQEPISSGLCTVAIRDDHQVVAHWPGLKDQALGIAIDVGSTTIAAHLCDLATGDVLATAGTMNPQIRFGEDLMSRVSYVMMNPGGDTEMTTAVRQSLNDLIGELCQQIDVSPHHVLEMVLVGNPVMHHLFLGIDPIPLGQAPFILGIEKAVDRTPQDLDLDIHPAGRIHVLPCIAGHVGADTAAVILATRPQDNPKDQVTLVVDVGTNAEILLAGKGRLLAASSPTGPAFEGAQITAGQRATPGAIERVRIDPETGEPRIRVLGVDPWSDEPGFVEAVAPTGVTGICGSGIIEVVAELFLAGLMDADGVIGGAGTRPSFRIEPDGRTMRYVLHDPQDGSPPLVVTQNDIRAIQLAKSALYAGIRLLMDHLEVDHLDHIELAGAFGSHIDTLRATVLGLIPDCLPDQVRSVGNAAGAGAVIALLSGAARQDIQRIVTEIEKIETATEPAFQAHFIDAMAIPHRTALYPGLSTRMTLPERTITETGPRRRRRHTR, from the coding sequence ATGACCGCCGTCGACGACCACCTCGTTGTTTTTACCCCCTCAGGACGACGCGGCCAAATAACTGCCGGCACCACGGTGCTCGATGCAGCTCGACAACTCGGCGTAGACCTCGACTCTGTCTGTGGAGGTCGTGGCATCTGTGGACGCTGCCAAGTGGAACCGATGTTTGGCGAATTTTCTAAACATGGCATCACCGCTCAACGACAACACCTTTCGGTTTCTTCCATCATGGAAACCAACTATCAGGGCCGCCGTCCCCTCCTGACCCAAAACAATTTGGCTTGCGCCGCCACCGTTTGCGGCGACCTTGTTATTGATGTGCCCACCGAGAGCCAAGTCCACCAGCAGGTCATCCGGAAAGAAATAGACCTTGGCCGTCTCGAACTTGACCCAGTTCTGGTACTTCGCCTAATTGAGATAAAGGCCACCAACAACGACAACCCACAAGAACTCATCCTTGAGGCACTTGAAGAGCAATGGGGACTCACCACCCTGACCATTAGTCCTCTTGTTTCGCAAGAACCAATTTCTTCTGGACTTTGCACGGTGGCCATTCGAGACGACCACCAAGTAGTAGCCCATTGGCCGGGGCTAAAAGACCAAGCACTTGGCATAGCGATAGACGTTGGCTCGACCACCATCGCCGCCCACTTATGCGATCTGGCCACTGGTGATGTGCTGGCCACCGCAGGCACCATGAACCCACAAATTCGTTTTGGCGAAGACCTCATGAGTCGAGTCTCTTACGTCATGATGAACCCCGGCGGAGACACCGAAATGACCACCGCCGTACGTCAATCTCTTAACGACCTCATTGGTGAGCTTTGCCAACAAATTGATGTGTCGCCTCACCATGTCTTAGAAATGGTTCTGGTCGGCAACCCGGTTATGCACCACTTATTTCTCGGCATTGACCCGATACCCCTTGGCCAAGCACCGTTTATTTTGGGTATCGAAAAAGCAGTTGACCGCACCCCGCAAGACCTTGATCTTGACATTCACCCTGCGGGACGCATCCATGTGTTGCCTTGTATCGCCGGTCACGTCGGGGCCGACACAGCGGCGGTCATCTTGGCCACCCGGCCACAAGACAATCCCAAAGATCAGGTCACCTTGGTGGTTGATGTGGGCACCAACGCAGAGATTTTACTGGCCGGCAAAGGCCGCCTGTTGGCCGCCTCCAGCCCAACTGGCCCGGCATTTGAAGGGGCACAAATTACCGCAGGACAACGAGCCACCCCCGGGGCCATTGAACGGGTACGCATCGACCCCGAAACCGGTGAACCTCGTATTCGGGTACTGGGGGTTGACCCGTGGTCGGACGAACCAGGGTTTGTTGAAGCCGTAGCACCAACAGGAGTAACCGGCATCTGCGGCTCGGGAATTATTGAAGTAGTAGCCGAGCTTTTTTTGGCCGGGCTCATGGACGCCGATGGGGTGATCGGCGGAGCAGGCACTCGCCCGAGTTTTCGCATCGAACCCGACGGTCGCACCATGCGCTACGTCTTACATGATCCACAAGACGGCAGCCCTCCTTTAGTTGTTACCCAAAACGATATTCGAGCTATCCAACTGGCCAAGTCCGCTCTTTATGCCGGGATCCGGTTGCTCATGGACCATCTCGAAGTAGATCACCTTGATCACATTGAGTTAGCTGGTGCTTTTGGAAGCCATATAGACACCTTGCGGGCTACAGTTTTGGGGCTTATCCCTGATTGTCTCCCCGACCAAGTGCGTTCGGTGGGTAACGCCGCCGGGGCCGGTGCAGTCATCGCCTTGCTCTCCGGAGCCGCCCGACAAGACATTCAACGCATAGTCACCGAAATAGAAAAAATCGAAACAGCCACCGAACCAGCTTTTCAAGCGCATTTCATTGACGCCATGGCTATTCCTCACCGCACCGCCCTTTACCCCGGCCTGTCTACGCGCATGACCTTGCCCGAACGAACCATTACCGAGACCGGCCCAAGGCGCCGTCGCCGGCACACCCGTTGA
- a CDS encoding methyltetrahydrofolate cobalamin methyltransferase produces MTDTILSSASKEVAIGFGRPFVMIGERINPTGRKLLAEEMKNGDFSRVAADAIAQTEAGAHMLDVNAGIPLADEPALLAQAIQLVQSVTDLPISIDSSIIEALEAGLGVYQGKALVNSVTGEEEVMERVLPLVARHGAAVVAISNDDTGISEDPNVRFAVAKRIVERAADHGIPACDVVVDPLVMPIGAMGTAGQQVFALVRRLREELKVNTTCGASNVSFGLPNRHIITGTFLAMAMSHGMTSAIMNPMHAEVKSAVMAADVLAGTDSDCAAWIRANRDPNAPTRERRGGRRRSS; encoded by the coding sequence ATGACCGACACCATTCTTAGTTCAGCCAGCAAAGAGGTCGCTATCGGCTTCGGTCGGCCATTCGTCATGATTGGCGAACGCATTAACCCCACCGGGCGCAAACTGTTGGCCGAAGAAATGAAAAACGGTGACTTCAGCCGAGTGGCCGCTGACGCTATAGCCCAAACCGAAGCCGGCGCCCACATGCTCGATGTCAACGCCGGCATTCCCCTCGCCGACGAGCCCGCTCTGTTAGCCCAAGCTATTCAACTCGTACAATCGGTGACCGACCTCCCTATCTCTATTGATTCCTCAATCATTGAGGCCCTCGAAGCAGGCCTCGGGGTCTACCAAGGAAAAGCCTTGGTCAACTCAGTGACCGGCGAAGAAGAAGTCATGGAGCGCGTGTTGCCTTTGGTGGCCCGCCACGGCGCAGCAGTAGTCGCAATATCCAACGACGACACTGGAATCTCCGAAGACCCCAACGTACGTTTTGCCGTAGCCAAGCGCATTGTTGAACGGGCCGCCGACCATGGAATCCCCGCCTGTGATGTGGTCGTTGACCCTCTGGTAATGCCAATCGGCGCCATGGGCACGGCCGGCCAGCAAGTTTTTGCTTTGGTGCGGCGCCTTCGTGAAGAGCTCAAGGTCAATACCACCTGCGGAGCCTCCAACGTCAGTTTTGGGCTACCCAACCGGCACATAATAACCGGCACCTTTTTGGCCATGGCCATGAGTCACGGCATGACCTCGGCCATCATGAACCCCATGCACGCCGAAGTTAAATCAGCAGTAATGGCCGCCGACGTTCTGGCCGGAACCGACTCCGACTGTGCCGCCTGGATACGCGCCAACCGCGATCCCAACGCCCCTACCCGCGAACGCCGTGGAGGGCGTCGCCGCTCATCTTGA
- a CDS encoding DUF1638 domain-containing protein, which produces MTGERTLIVACGALSRELLQVIEVNNLPGVEIACLPASYHNTPDKIPDAVAQRVRAAAGLYDTIYVGYADCGTGGRLDAVCEELGVERLPGAHCYEFFAGQQTFARLHDAEPGTFYLTDFLVKHFDRLVIKALWLDTHPELLSDYFGNYTRLVYLAQTDNPDLVAQAETAAQRLGLRFELCPTGYGELATSVVELSSPNRQPIGAY; this is translated from the coding sequence ATGACCGGCGAACGCACGCTCATTGTGGCTTGTGGGGCCTTATCGCGTGAACTCTTGCAGGTGATAGAGGTCAACAACCTGCCGGGGGTAGAAATAGCGTGCTTGCCCGCCTCTTATCACAACACTCCAGACAAAATTCCTGACGCCGTGGCCCAGCGAGTACGTGCCGCCGCCGGACTTTACGACACCATCTACGTGGGTTATGCCGATTGCGGCACCGGCGGCCGCCTCGACGCAGTCTGCGAAGAACTCGGCGTAGAACGCCTCCCTGGTGCCCACTGCTACGAATTTTTTGCCGGCCAACAAACCTTCGCCCGACTCCACGACGCCGAACCAGGCACCTTTTACCTCACCGATTTTTTAGTCAAACACTTTGACCGCCTGGTCATCAAAGCCCTCTGGCTAGACACCCACCCCGAGTTGCTCAGCGATTACTTTGGCAACTACACTCGTTTGGTTTACCTCGCACAAACTGATAACCCAGACTTGGTGGCTCAAGCCGAAACCGCCGCCCAACGGCTTGGCTTACGTTTTGAACTTTGCCCCACCGGCTACGGAGAACTTGCCACCAGCGTGGTTGAACTGAGTTCCCCCAACCGGCAACCCATAGGAGCGTATTAA
- a CDS encoding cobalamin-binding protein codes for MVEEQPEEEIILADLSDEDLAAQMHDDLYDGLADEIAEGTNILLARGWEPGRVLNDALVEGMRIVGIDFRDGILFVPEVLLSANAMKAGMAILRPLLAETGVEPIGKIVIGTVKGDIHDIGKNLVGMMLEGAGFEVIDLGINTDVEEFLGALDEHKPDFLGMSALLTTTMPYMKVVIDVLKEKSLREEYIVIVGGAPLNEEFGEAIGADAYCRDAAVAAETAQRLIAERRAAA; via the coding sequence ATGGTAGAAGAACAACCCGAAGAAGAAATCATCTTAGCCGACCTGTCCGACGAGGACCTCGCCGCCCAAATGCATGACGACCTTTACGACGGACTGGCCGACGAAATTGCCGAAGGCACCAACATTTTATTAGCCCGCGGCTGGGAACCCGGACGGGTACTCAACGACGCCCTAGTAGAAGGAATGCGCATCGTCGGCATCGACTTCCGCGACGGCATCCTCTTTGTCCCCGAGGTACTTCTCTCGGCCAACGCCATGAAAGCCGGCATGGCCATCTTGCGCCCCCTGCTGGCCGAAACCGGCGTAGAACCGATTGGCAAAATCGTTATCGGTACCGTCAAGGGAGACATCCACGATATTGGGAAAAACTTGGTGGGCATGATGCTCGAAGGTGCCGGCTTCGAAGTTATCGACCTGGGCATCAACACCGATGTTGAAGAATTCCTCGGCGCTCTAGATGAACACAAGCCAGATTTCCTTGGCATGTCCGCTTTGTTGACCACCACCATGCCCTACATGAAGGTCGTTATCGACGTCCTCAAAGAGAAAAGCCTTCGCGAGGAATACATAGTCATCGTAGGCGGAGCCCCCCTCAACGAAGAATTTGGCGAAGCCATCGGAGCCGATGCTTACTGCCGAGATGCTGCCGTGGCCGCCGAAACCGCTCAGCGCCTTATCGCCGAGCGCCGCGCCGCTGCTTAA
- a CDS encoding IclR family transcriptional regulator: MKTVQSIDRAFSLLEEITRKPAGISDLARSVDLPTSTVARLLYTLEDLGAIVRTADDTTYQIGPALLTMATTVDPTQSLLAVAQPHLLDLVEALGETVGLSIPAGYDVHYIGEADSPHPVQIRDWTGVSLPMHVVPAGLVILSQWPNDAVDRFLDRPLDRFTSKTVIDPEQIRPRLEVARRQGYLWAHEEFSEGINSVAAPLYNNTGVVMGALHSHGPAYRFPDETMEEIIGQRLAQVAAIISEALGYHP, from the coding sequence ATGAAAACTGTACAAAGCATTGATCGGGCGTTCTCCCTTCTTGAAGAAATCACGCGAAAACCAGCCGGCATAAGTGACCTGGCCCGCAGCGTAGATCTGCCCACCAGCACGGTGGCTCGGTTGCTTTACACCTTGGAAGACTTAGGGGCAATCGTGCGCACAGCCGACGACACCACTTACCAAATCGGCCCGGCTTTATTGACCATGGCCACCACCGTGGACCCCACACAAAGCCTCTTGGCCGTTGCTCAACCGCATTTGCTTGACCTCGTAGAGGCTCTGGGCGAAACGGTTGGCTTGTCTATACCCGCCGGTTATGACGTGCATTATATCGGTGAGGCAGATTCTCCCCATCCGGTTCAGATAAGAGATTGGACCGGGGTGAGTTTACCCATGCATGTGGTGCCTGCCGGCTTGGTCATTTTGTCTCAATGGCCAAACGATGCAGTAGACAGATTTCTGGATCGGCCGCTTGATCGCTTTACCTCAAAAACGGTGATCGACCCTGAGCAGATTCGTCCACGCCTGGAGGTTGCTCGCCGTCAGGGCTACCTATGGGCCCACGAAGAATTCTCTGAAGGCATTAACTCGGTGGCTGCCCCGCTCTACAACAACACTGGCGTGGTGATGGGTGCGTTGCATAGTCACGGGCCGGCCTATCGTTTTCCCGACGAAACCATGGAAGAAATCATTGGCCAGCGGTTAGCTCAAGTAGCAGCCATTATCTCTGAAGCCTTGGGATACCACCCTTAA